The nucleotide window GACAAGGGTGTTCATGAGTCCTATAAAAATCCGCCACCCTTCCAACAAAGTTGTTCTTATCGAACATTTTGCGGAACATGACGCCGTTGCGATGGTGTGCGTAAAAGCATGCTGTTGACGCTGTGCCCTAGAGCAAGAGAGATATTATAGGCGTCCCATGGTGAGACGGCGATAGAGTGCATGGGGTATGATACGCAAGAATTTCATGCCATAGCTAAAGGTTTTGGGGAAGTGGATTTCAAAGGACGTCGATTCTAAGCCGTTAGCGATGGTGTGTGCCGCTTGTTCAGGGCTTATGCGCATGGGCATGGCAAAGTCATTCTTGTCGGTAAGGCGTGTTTTCACGAAGCCCGGATTGATGAGTTTGATATCGATGGTACGACCATGCTCCACATAGAGCGATTCTGCAAGATTAATGAGTCCCGCCTTGCTAGCGCCATAGGGCTGTGCTTTCGGGAGACCCCGATAGCCAGCAACGCTAGAACAGAGGGCTATTTGTCCCATTCCTTGCTTAAGCATGAGGGGAAGGATAGCCTCGATGACATAAAAAGCGCCTAAGAGGTTGCAAGACAAAATACGTTCGGTCTCCTCAATATCCAACATATCCAACGACATGGGATGATAGAGTCCAGCCATGAAAATAACACGATGGATGTGCCGTACGTTGCGCATAATGTTGTCGCGTGCTTGTATGATGGTGGCTCTGTCGCACACATCGACAGGTTGCACCATAGGCTCTTGAGCGTTCATGCCTTCTAATGTGGTACATAAGGCATGCAACGCCTCCTCGTTCCTCGCTGAGACAATGACTCTATGTCCTCGTCCAGCAAGCTCTAAAGCCAGTGCTTTACCAATGCCATGGCTTGCCCCGACAATCCATACGTTGTCTCCTGCCATCCTATTGTTTCTGCATGAAGAGCGTGAGTTCCGCAAATGTTATCCCAAATTTCTTTAGGTAAGAGCGATTGATAACGACTCCGTCTCGCATAGCCCACATCCAATCATCAAATGTAAGACGATACACACTCTCGTCCACAGGGACGTCCATGACATAGGTCCAATGAATAGCATTGCCATGGGCTGTTCCTTGTGCTTGGCCAACAATATCTCCCGCCACACCCGTATAGCGCATATCATCATGCTTTGTGATATGCCATGTTCTATATTGTTTTTTAGGCCCATCATAATAGTGGAACACCTCTCGAAGGACACCTTTCTTACCTTCCCATGTTCCTACCAATTCGGCATCGAAGCGTGTGACGACACGTCCGCTTCTATCTTGAACGATTCCCCATGCCTTGATATTTCCCTGGAAAAAATCCTCTAGGACGAATGAAGGTTGTAGCGTGGCATAGTCAGCCCCTTGGATGCCGCCAGCACATGCGCTGAGAAAAGCACATGAGCTCATAATGATTCCTCTTTTCATGGGATTGTCCTCACATGAGTGTTGTGGATGAAATATGTGAGCCATAGGGCTACGAGTAATTTAAGGCAAGATGGGACGAATGCATAGAGAAAACTGAGGGAGTCTAGAGACGCCTCATCATGGATAACCCCCGGCTGATAGCCCAATATGTCAAGGAGGGGGAGTGTGACCCCTGTCGCGAGGGCAAGGGCTGCCTTTGATAAAAAGGTGGTGATAGCAAAATAGCGTGAAGCGGCGTCATGCTCTTGCTTGTCAGCAATGCGGTCGGCAAGGATGGAAGGGGGAAGAGCAAGGTCTGCGCCGAGGGCAGCACCAGAGAGAATACATATCATAGCGTAGGCTGTTTCGTCTCCCGCGCCCAAACGATAGGCCCATATGAATGTCATGCATGCGAGAATCATACTCGATACCCATGCTTTCTCCTTTCCGATGTGCCTCGCGACATACTGCCATATGGGCATAGCAGCAGCGCCACTCATAAAATAAAGGGTCAGGAATAGTCCTGTGGCATGGGGTGCTTGCAATCGGTCATTGATAAAGAATAAGACAAGGACGGCTGGAATGGCACTGGCGCATGCGTTGCACAAATAGAGAGTGAAAAAACGCGTTGTCCATGGGGTCACCAAAGTAGAAAATGGGGGTGTGTCTCGGGAAAGAGGAGGTGAGCCCAGGCGTGTTTTTTTCATCCATGAGAACAGGCTGACGGCTGCGAGCGTCAGCAAGGGAATATACATGACCCCCATCACGTGATAAGCGAATAAGACATCCTCCTTGTGCTGTTCATGAGCGCCTAATAACGTTCCTGTTGTGCACAGCACCATGCTTATGGCGAGCCAGAGGAGGGGATAGTCATCCATAGGATGAAAGACCATCCAGAATCCTCCCATGAGGAGTCCTATGCCTAAGAGGATGATTTTCTTGCGTATGCTGTGCATGTCATCGCTCATATGCCCGATGAACGGATCTTGTATCGCGTCAAATAAACGCACAGCAAGTAAGACACTTCCCACTGACGTCAGGGATATATCGAAATATGAGACATAGAGTACTGGCACATGCACATAGAGGGGGAAACCTATGAAGGCGAGAGGTAACGCCATGAGAGCATAGGAGAACAAAGACGACCTTCTCTTGACAGAGCACATCTGTAATGTATTGTGCATGAAATATTAATTTATCGTTGCATCGTGGGTATCGATGTGGTATAACGAGTATTGTTTCTTATCACTCGCGGACGTG belongs to Alphaproteobacteria bacterium GM7ARS4 and includes:
- a CDS encoding SDR family NAD(P)-dependent oxidoreductase, with protein sequence MAGDNVWIVGASHGIGKALALELAGRGHRVIVSARNEEALHALCTTLEGMNAQEPMVQPVDVCDRATIIQARDNIMRNVRHIHRVIFMAGLYHPMSLDMLDIEETERILSCNLLGAFYVIEAILPLMLKQGMGQIALCSSVAGYRGLPKAQPYGASKAGLINLAESLYVEHGRTIDIKLINPGFVKTRLTDKNDFAMPMRISPEQAAHTIANGLESTSFEIHFPKTFSYGMKFLRIIPHALYRRLTMGRL
- a CDS encoding DUF3833 domain-containing protein: MKRGIIMSSCAFLSACAGGIQGADYATLQPSFVLEDFFQGNIKAWGIVQDRSGRVVTRFDAELVGTWEGKKGVLREVFHYYDGPKKQYRTWHITKHDDMRYTGVAGDIVGQAQGTAHGNAIHWTYVMDVPVDESVYRLTFDDWMWAMRDGVVINRSYLKKFGITFAELTLFMQKQ
- a CDS encoding MFS transporter gives rise to the protein MALPLAFIGFPLYVHVPVLYVSYFDISLTSVGSVLLAVRLFDAIQDPFIGHMSDDMHSIRKKIILLGIGLLMGGFWMVFHPMDDYPLLWLAISMVLCTTGTLLGAHEQHKEDVLFAYHVMGVMYIPLLTLAAVSLFSWMKKTRLGSPPLSRDTPPFSTLVTPWTTRFFTLYLCNACASAIPAVLVLFFINDRLQAPHATGLFLTLYFMSGAAAMPIWQYVARHIGKEKAWVSSMILACMTFIWAYRLGAGDETAYAMICILSGAALGADLALPPSILADRIADKQEHDAASRYFAITTFLSKAALALATGVTLPLLDILGYQPGVIHDEASLDSLSFLYAFVPSCLKLLVALWLTYFIHNTHVRTIP